Below is a genomic region from Gemmatimonadaceae bacterium.
CGATTCTCGCGCAGGACCCAGCCGCGAGGCCACCACGGTGGCCTTGACTAGTTGGCCTTTCTCATAGAAGGCATCCGGGAGATCCAAGTCGTCCACGCACGGCCGTCGGATGGCGTGGACCGCTTGGATGACTCGGATGTGATCAGTTTTTCTCCCTGCTCACGTCGGCTGTTCGCGTCACCCGGCGAAGGCGAGCTCGAAGCTGCGCTGGCGCACGCGGGCCACGAGCCAGCGGACGCCGCGGTTGCTGATGGCGAGCATGGCGCCGGTCATGAGGAGCGACTTCACCTCGCGGCGCGAGATCTTCACGCTGCCGCCCGGCTTGAGCATCGCCGTGCTCTGCACGAGATCGCGCAATGTGGCGTACGCCAGGAGCAACGGCAGGATGCAGAACAGACGGATCTGCACCGCCCGGCGCGGGATGTCGAGGAGATAGGTGAGCGCTTCCTCGAGATCGTGCCACGCGAGCTTGATGAGCTGCGTGAGCGCTTCGCGATTGGAGGCGAGGAGCTCCGGCGCGAGGATCCTGCTCTGCGTGCTGCCGTGCGCCTTGAGCAGTTCCTCGGGGATGTACACCGAGTTCTCCTGCTCGGCGTCCACCGCCACGTCCTTCAGGATGTTCACCGTCTGCAGCGCTTCGGCAAAGGCGCGGCAGCGCTCGCGCAGGATGGCGTAGCGCCGCTCACCGATACTCGGCGAATGCTCATGCCAGAGATCGGTGAGCATGTACCCCACGGTGCCGGCGACGTAGTAGCAGTACTCCTGGTACTCGTCGAGCGTCTGGATGCGAATGCCGTTCGGATACAGCAGCACGAACTTGCGCATCCCCACGGCCATTTCGGCGACCCATTTGCGCACCACGGCCTGCGTGTTCACCGGCAGCGCACGGAAGTGCTCGAAGACGAGCGGCGTGTTGCGCGTGAGCGTGAGATGCGCGAGATCGCCGGTCAGGTCCTGCACCCCGGCCGTGAACGCGGCCAGCGAGTCCGGACGGTCGAACGCCTCCAAGAAGCGATCGAACAGCGCCGCCTTCACCTCGGGATCGATGCCGGGGGCGTCTTCCACCGTGTCGGCGATGCGGCAGAGGAGATAGGCATCGAGGACCGCCTGTCCCAGATCGCCGGGCAGCACCTTGATGCCGAGCGCGAAGGTCCG
It encodes:
- a CDS encoding phytoene/squalene synthase family protein, with translation MSALPPAVSDALAQRDAARFCHAILPAVSRTFALGIKVLPGDLGQAVLDAYLLCRIADTVEDAPGIDPEVKAALFDRFLEAFDRPDSLAAFTAGVQDLTGDLAHLTLTRNTPLVFEHFRALPVNTQAVVRKWVAEMAVGMRKFVLLYPNGIRIQTLDEYQEYCYYVAGTVGYMLTDLWHEHSPSIGERRYAILRERCRAFAEALQTVNILKDVAVDAEQENSVYIPEELLKAHGSTQSRILAPELLASNREALTQLIKLAWHDLEEALTYLLDIPRRAVQIRLFCILPLLLAYATLRDLVQSTAMLKPGGSVKISRREVKSLLMTGAMLAISNRGVRWLVARVRQRSFELAFAG